A window of bacterium genomic DNA:
AGAGAATGACAGGATAGTGATCACACCGGCCAGAAGAAAACCCCGGGCCGGCTGGGACCAGGCCTTCGGGCTGATGGGGCAGAACGGGGACGACGCCCTGCTGATAGACGACAAGATCGGCCTGGAGATGGAGCATTGGAAATGGTAGTTCGCCAGTACGATATATTCATGATCTCGCTGGACCCGGCCCGGGGCCACGAGATAAAAAAATCCCGGCCTTGTCTGGTGATCTCCCCGGACGAGATGAACGGGAACATCTCCACGGTCATCATAGCCCCAATGACCACGGCCTCGCATCCCTATCCCAGCCGGGTGCCGCTCCAGTTCGCCGGCAAGCAGGGCTGGGTGGTGCTGGACCAGCTGCGGACGGTGGACAAATTGCGGCTGGTAAAACGGCTGGGGGCAGCCGAGGAGACGGTGATAAAAAAGGTAAAAGAAGTGATCAAAGAAATGCTGGTGGACTGAACCCAAACAATGGTAACCTAACCCCCGCCCCTTCCCTCGAGGGAAGGGGAAAGGGGATGGGTTAAAAGAAAATGATAAGAAACCAGTTCTATTCGCAAAAAAAGCTTTTTCTTGCCAAACTAATGCGCCAAAAAATGACTCCGGCAGAAAAGGTATTTTGGCAGGCGGTAAAGGGGAATAAAGTAAAAGGACTGCACTTCAGGCGGCAGCAGATCATCAAAGGTTTTATCGCAGATTTCTACTGTGACAAACTCAAGTTGGTGGTGGAAATAGACGGCGGCATACATGAGTCACAAAAAGACTATGATGCCGAAAGAGACAAGGTGATCAAGGATCATGAAATAAGAGTGATACGTTTTACCAATCAAGATGTTCTGAACAACATAGTAACTATTATAAAGCAACTGGAGTCCATTTGATGAAAAAACTCTTATCCGGCAACGAAGCCGTGGCCCGGGGGGCCTGGGAGGCGGGGGTCAACGTGGTCTCGGCCTATCCCGGCACGCCCTCCACCGAGATACTGGAGAACCTGGCCAAGTACAAGGAGATCTACGCCGAGCTGGCCACCAACGAAAAGGTGGGGCTGGAGGTGGCGGCCGGAGCCTCGTTTGCCGGGGCCCGGGCCCTGACCTGCATGAAGCACGTGGGCCTCAATGTGGCGGCCGACCCCCTGTTCTCCATGGCCTACATCGGGGCCAGCGGGGGTTTTGTGATCGTCTCGGCCGACGATCCCGGCATGCATTCCTCCCAGAACGAGCAGGACAACCGCTACTACGCCAAGATGGCCAAGATCCCCTGCCTGGAGCCCTCCGATTCCCAGGAATGCCTGGAGATGACCCGGCTGGCCTTTGAGCTTTCGGAAAAGTTCGACACCCCGGTGCTGCTGCGGCTGACCACCCGGATCTCCCACTCCAAGGGAGTGGTGGAGCTGGGAGAGCGGAAGGAGCACAAACCCACCGGCTATGTCAAGAACATCGCCAAGAACATCACCATCCCGGCCCACGCCCGGAAGATGCACGCCAAGGTGGAGGAGCGGCTGAAAAAACTGGCGGAGTACGGCGAGAGCTTCCCCTATAATAAGGTAGAAAAGGGAGACCAGAAGCTGGGGATCATCACTAGCGGCATCTCGTATCAGTACGCCAAGGACATTTTTCCCGGAGCTTCTTATTTGAAGCTCTCGCTGACCTTTCCCCTGCCGCAAAAGCTGATCGCCGGTTTCATCAACTCGGTGGACGAGGTCTACGTGATAGAGGAGAACGACACCTTCCTGGAAGAACAGATAAAAGCCATGGGCTACCAGGTCAAAGGCCAGAGCGCCTTTGAGAAAGAGATAACCGGGAAATCCAAAGTGCCGATACTGGGCGAGCTGGATCCCACCGCGGTGGCCAAAGGCTTTGGCCTGCAGCCAGAGCCGCCGTACAAGAACATCCAGATCCCGGGACGGCCGCCGGTGCTTTGTCCGGGATGTCCGCACCGCGGGGTCTTCTTCGCCCTCAACAAGCTTAAGCTGACGGTGGCCGGAGACATCGGCTGTTACACTTTGGGGATGATGGAGCCGCTCAACGCCATCGACACCGTGATCTGCATGGGCGGCAGCGTTACCGCGGCCATGGGCCTGGAGAAGGCGCTGGGCGTTGAGATGGCCCAAAGGACCGTGGCGGTGATCGGCGATTCCACCTTCTTCCATTCCGGGATCACCGGGCTGATAGACATGGTCTACAACAATTCCCAGGGGACGCTGATGATCCTGGACAACCGGATCACTGCCATGACCGGGCACCAGGAAAACCCCGGCACCGGCAGGACACTGCAGGGACAGGAGGCTCCGATAGTGGACCTGGAG
This region includes:
- a CDS encoding type II toxin-antitoxin system PemK/MazF family toxin — its product is MVVRQYDIFMISLDPARGHEIKKSRPCLVISPDEMNGNISTVIIAPMTTASHPYPSRVPLQFAGKQGWVVLDQLRTVDKLRLVKRLGAAEETVIKKVKEVIKEMLVD
- a CDS encoding DUF559 domain-containing protein, with the protein product MIRNQFYSQKKLFLAKLMRQKMTPAEKVFWQAVKGNKVKGLHFRRQQIIKGFIADFYCDKLKLVVEIDGGIHESQKDYDAERDKVIKDHEIRVIRFTNQDVLNNIVTIIKQLESI
- the iorA gene encoding indolepyruvate ferredoxin oxidoreductase subunit alpha, with translation MKKLLSGNEAVARGAWEAGVNVVSAYPGTPSTEILENLAKYKEIYAELATNEKVGLEVAAGASFAGARALTCMKHVGLNVAADPLFSMAYIGASGGFVIVSADDPGMHSSQNEQDNRYYAKMAKIPCLEPSDSQECLEMTRLAFELSEKFDTPVLLRLTTRISHSKGVVELGERKEHKPTGYVKNIAKNITIPAHARKMHAKVEERLKKLAEYGESFPYNKVEKGDQKLGIITSGISYQYAKDIFPGASYLKLSLTFPLPQKLIAGFINSVDEVYVIEENDTFLEEQIKAMGYQVKGQSAFEKEITGKSKVPILGELDPTAVAKGFGLQPEPPYKNIQIPGRPPVLCPGCPHRGVFFALNKLKLTVAGDIGCYTLGMMEPLNAIDTVICMGGSVTAAMGLEKALGVEMAQRTVAVIGDSTFFHSGITGLIDMVYNNSQGTLMILDNRITAMTGHQENPGTGRTLQGQEAPIVDLEPLVRSCGVKHIQIIDPLNLKQTEAAVKEAINYPGVSVIIAKSPCILIEKKFQPALRVDEDKCIGCKLCLKLGCPAISFDKAKKKSHIDPLYCIGCQVCAQLCPKQAMGRGEGVK